The following are encoded in a window of Balaenoptera ricei isolate mBalRic1 chromosome 1, mBalRic1.hap2, whole genome shotgun sequence genomic DNA:
- the RGS2 gene encoding regulator of G-protein signaling 2 codes for MPSAMFLAVQHDCGPMDKSAGTGPKSEEKREKMKRTLLKDWKSRLSYFLQNSSSPGKPKTGKKSKQQTFTKPSPEEAQLWSEAFDELLASKYGLAAFRAFLKSEFCEENIEFWLACEDFKKTKSPQKLSSKAKKIYTDFIEKEAPKEINIDFQTKTLIAQNIQEATSGCFTTAQKRVYSLMENNSYPRFLESEFYQDLCKKPQITTEPHAT; via the exons ATGCCTAGTGCTATGTTCCTGGCCGTCCAGCACGACTGCGGACCCATGGACAAGAGCGCAGGCACCGGCCCCAAGAGCGAGGAGAAGCGGGAAAAGATGAAGCGAACCCT gttgaaAGATTGGAAGAGCCGTTTGAGCTACTTCTTGCAAAATTCCTCCTCTCCTGGGAAGCCCAAAACCGGCAAGAAAAGCAAACAGCAAACCTTCACCAA GCCTTCTCCCGAGGAAGCCCAGCTGTGGTCAGAAGCATTTGATGAGCTGCTAGCCAGTAAAT atggTCTTGCTGCATTCAGggcttttttaaaatctgaattctgtgaagaaaatattGAATTCTGGCTGGCCTGTGAAGACTTCAAAAAAACCAAGTCACCCCAAAAGCTGTcctcaaaagcaaagaaaatatatactgaTTTCATAGAAAAAGAAGCTCCAAAAGAG aTCAACATAGACTTTCAAACCAAAACTCTGATTGCCCAAAACATACAAGAGGCTACAAGTGGCTGCTTTACAACTGCCCAGAAAAGGGTGTACAGCTTGATGGAGAACAACTCTTATCCCCGTTTCTTGGAGTCAGAATTCTACCAGGACTTGTGTAAAAAGCCACAGATCACCACAGAGCCCCATGCTACTTGA